The Anaerotignum propionicum DSM 1682 sequence TTTGATACACAGCTGGTGGAGGAATTCTTGATTGCCTTCACCAGAAAAAGCAACATAACCCTGCATGTTCAACAGATGGCTGGGAAAAACTCTCACCATATTATAGAAGGCACATTTAAGGCGATTGCTCGCTGTTTGGGAATGGCGGTTACCATTCAAGAGGCTTATCAGGATGAAATTCCTTCTACGAAAGGGGTGCTGTAGATGATAGCAATTATAGATTACGGCGTAGGGAATTTGTTTTCCTTGAAAAGCTCTCTGGGGGTTATCGGTGCTGAGGTTCAGGTGACAGGGGATGCGGACGTTATTCGAAACAGTGAAAAGATTATCCTTCCCGGTGTTGGTGCCTTTGAGGATGCCATTGGAAAGCTTAGGGAAACAGGCTTGGATATGGTAATACTAGAGGAAGCGGGAAAAGGAAAACCTTTACTCGGTATTTGCCTAGGGATGCAAATGCTATTTGAAAAAAGCTATGAATATGGAGAGCATATGGGTTTGGGTTTGATTGAAGGCAGTGTGCAACCTATTGCCCCTGTGATTAGAGAGGGGTTAAAGGTTCCTCATATTGGTTGGAATGGGCTAATCTTTTCAAAGAAAAGAAGTGTTTTATACCGCTACATAGAAGAGGGTGAGTGCGTTTATTTTGTACATTCCTTTGCGGCTATGGATTGCGATTCTGCGGTAACGGCAACGACGGAATATGGTGCAATGCTTACTGCATCTGTAGAAAAAGAGAATGTATACGGAACCCAATTTCATCCGGAAAAAAGCGGTGAGGTAGGGCTAAAGATATTAAAGGCATTTTGTGAATTGTAGAGTTTAAGACCTTGGGTTCACCCAAACCCATCCGCTTTTTGAAAAAAGCGGAGCAAAAATTTTTATATCAAACCGTGTATACACGGTTTGTAAGGGTCAAGGGAGGAAGTCCCTTGTGGGGAATTGGGGCAAAGCCCCAAGGTCTATGTTTTGCATTGTAAGTTAAGAACTTGGGTTTCACCCAAACCCATCAGCTTTTTGAAAAAAGAGGAGCAAAAATTTTTATATCAAACCGTGTATACACGGTTTGTAAGGGTCAAGGGAGGAAGTCCCTTGTGGGGAATTGGGGCAAAGCCCCAAGGTCTATGTCTTGCATTGTAAGTGAAGACCTTTACCTAAACCCAACCGCTTATTGAAAAAAGAGGAGCAAAGACTTTTATAACAAACTGTGTAACATAGTTGCAATGGGGTCAAGAGGGGAAGTCCCTTGTGGGGAATTAGGACAAAGCCCCAGGGTCTATGTCTTGCATTGTAAGTGTAGACCTTCACCTAAACCAACCGCTTATTGAAAAAAGCGGAGCAAAAACTTATATATCAAACCGTGCATACACGGTTTGCAAAGGGTCAAGGGAGGAAGTCCCTTGTGGGGAATTGGGGTAAAGCCCCAAGGTCTTAGTCTTTTTATGAATAGAAAGAGAGGAACTTATGAAGCTTTTTCCAGCGATTGATATAATTGAAGGATGCGCCGTCAGGCTAGTAAAAGGCGATTATGCACAAAAGACAGTCTATAGTAAACAGCCCGTTGCTGTTGCGAAAGGATTTGCAAAAGCCGGGGCGACTTATTTGCATTTGGTGGATTTGGAAGGTGCTAAGGATGGAGGCACTCCAAATTTGGAGGTAATCCGAAAAATTGTGAAAGAAAGTGGACTGTTGGTTGAGGTTGGCGG is a genomic window containing:
- the hisH gene encoding imidazole glycerol phosphate synthase subunit HisH; the encoded protein is MIAIIDYGVGNLFSLKSSLGVIGAEVQVTGDADVIRNSEKIILPGVGAFEDAIGKLRETGLDMVILEEAGKGKPLLGICLGMQMLFEKSYEYGEHMGLGLIEGSVQPIAPVIREGLKVPHIGWNGLIFSKKRSVLYRYIEEGECVYFVHSFAAMDCDSAVTATTEYGAMLTASVEKENVYGTQFHPEKSGEVGLKILKAFCEL